One Setaria viridis chromosome 5, Setaria_viridis_v4.0, whole genome shotgun sequence genomic region harbors:
- the LOC117857043 gene encoding protein CLMP1 has product MGKSAAKKKKPVAAAKPAAASAEPKATPPPTTPPATNGAGPHQVVDAGVLLRRAHELKEEGNRLFQSRDYAGALRQYELALRLAPRGHPDRAVFHSNRAACLLQLRPVDHEAVAQECSLALQAEPRFPRALLRRARALEALGRHELALADALALLALDPDHRDAIDLSHRLRSRVNASAVASASSAPEPTSRPSPAALGASAVVAGLGPSLPSRPFPKKQSAQAPPTTPSLSNPNMMSKSNPPPSPKLVPFSNSPPSSAKPSAADSSRKATQTLPVNSSLLATAAPLIDRKVVTRWRPLKLVYDHDIRLGQIPEKCSFRTLREFVAKRFPSSKAVLIKYKDADGDLVTITSTEELRLAESFVDKVGHEVIENGKEGDNKLPGLRLHLVEVSPEQEPPLPSEEEKLEEDEELLVKGEDGTSHTSSEVADTEVTKQDAENRVAEQRMETGKKDCGHAECKEAEIDDWLLQFAELFRNQVGIDADAHLDLHELGMELCSEALEETVTSEEAQALFEMAASKFQEVAALALFNWGNVHMCAARKRIPLDESAPKEVMAAQLRTAYDWVRERYALAGHKYEEALKIKPDFYEGLLALGQQHFETAKLHWSFALADKVDLSTWDSSETFKLFDSAEQNMRAATEMWEKVEEQRMAELKEPGAGEKDEILRKKRKQHSADGQLELTPEEAAEQAAVMRQQIHLFWGNMLFERSQVEFKLSVGDWKKNLDASVERFKLAGASESDISTVLKNHFSNAVSECEEKKVMTSGMEIAQTNDNIEDKCVVES; this is encoded by the coding sequence ATGGGCAAGTCCGCCGCCAAAAAGAAGaagccggtcgccgccgccaagccGGCGGCCGCCTCGGCTGAGCCAAAGGCAACGCCGCCCCCGACCACGCCCCCCGCCACGAACGGCGCGGGGCCACACCAGGTGGTGGACGCCGGCGTCCTCCTGCGGCGCGCGCACGAGCTCAAGGAGGAGGGGAACCGCCTGTTCCAGTCGCGAGACTACGCCGGGGCGCTGCGCCAGTACGAGCtcgcgctccgcctcgccccgcGCGGCCACCCCGACCGCGCCGTCTTCCACAGCAACCGCGCCGCCTgcctcctccagctccgccCCGTCGACCACGAGGCCGTCGCCCAGGAGTGCTCCCTCGCGCTCCAGGCCGAGCCGCGCTTCCCGCgcgcgctcctccgccgcgcccgcgcgctcgaGGCGCTCGGCCGCCACGAGCTCGCCCTCGCCGACGCGCTCGCGCTCCTCGCTCTCGACCCCGACCACCGCGACGCCATCGACCTCTCGCACCGACTCCGCTCCCGTGTCAACGCGTCCGcggtcgcctccgcctcctccgcccccgaGCCCACCAGCCGCCCCTCCCCCGCTGCCCTTGGCGCCTCCGCCGTTGTCGCCGGACTTggcccttccctcccctcccgtcCGTTCCCCAAGAAACAATCAGCACAGGCCCCTCCTACTACTCCTTCGCTGTCAAATCCCAACATGATGTCGAAATCTAACCCACCGCCGTCGCCCAAGCTGGTACCGTTCTCCAATTCTCCGCCATCTTCAGCCAAGCCTTCGGCTGCTGATAGCTCCCGGAAGGCCACACAGACACTGCCAGTGAACTCTTCGCTACTGGCAACAGCCGCACCCCTTATAGACAGAAAGGTTGTGACGAGATGGAGGCCTCTCAAGTTGGTGTATGACCACGACATTAGGCTTGGGCAGATCCCAGAGAAATGCAGCTTCCGGACACTCCGAGAATTCGTGGCGAAGAGGTTCCCATCATCCAAGGCAGTGTTGATTAAATATAAGGATGCTGATGGTGATTTAGTTAccatcacatccacggaagaaCTCCGGTTAGCTGAATCATTTGTGGATAAAGTTGGTCATGAGGTTATAGAAAATGGGAAGGAGGGGGACAATAAGCTCCCGGGGTTGAGGCTGCACCTTGTTGAAGTGAGCCCAGAACAGGAGCCACCTTTGCCATCAGAAGAGGAGAAgttggaggaggatgaggagctgTTGGTCAAGGGTGAAGATGGTACTTCACATACTTCTTCGGAGGTAGCTGACACTGAGGTCACAAAGCAAGATGCGGAGAACAGAGTTGCTGAACAGAGGATGGAGACTGGGAAGAAGGATTGTGGCCATGCTGAGTGCAAGGAAGCTGAGATCGATGATTGGTTGCTTCAGTTTGCAGAACTATTCCGGAACCAGGTTGGGATTGATGCAGATGCACATCTGGACCTGCATGAGCTGGGAATGGAGCTGTGTTCCGAGGCTCTTGAGGAAACTGTGACAAGCGAGGAGGCTCAGGCCCTTTTTGAGATGGCTGCTTCTAAATTTCAGGAGGTTGCCGCCTTGGCCTTATTCAATTGGGGAAATGTGCACATGTGTGCAGCAAGGAAGCGCATCCCTCTCGACGAATCTGCTCCAAAGGAAGTCATGGCTGCTCAGCTCCGCACAGCTTATGATTGGGTGAGAGAGAGGTATGCTCTTGCAGGGCACAAGTACGAGGAGGCCCTCAAAATCAAGCCAGACTTCTATGAAGGGCTTCTTGCTTTAGGCCAGCAACACTTCGAGACCGCAAAGCTTCATTGGTCATTTGCATTGGCAGACAAGGTTGACCTATCCACCTGGGATTCTTCAGAGACATTCAAGCTTTTTGATAGTGCTGAGCAGAACATGAGGGCTGCAACAGAGATGTGGGAAAAGGTAGAAGAACAGAGAATGGCAGAGTTAAAAGAACCAGGTGCAGGTGAAAAGGATGAGATACTGAGGAAAAAGAGGAAGCAACACAGTGCAGATGGTCAACTGGAGTTGACACCAGAAGAGGCAGCTGAGCAGGCAGCAGTAATGAGGCAACAAATTCACCTCTTCTGGGGTAATATGCTTTTCGAGCGCTCTCAAGTGGAGTTTAAGCTCAGTGTCGGTGATTGGAAGAAAAATCTTGACGCGTCTGTTGAAAGGTTTAAATTGGCTGGAGCTTCAGAATCAGATATTTCGACAGTGTTGAAGAATCACTTCTCTAATGCAGTCTCTGAGTGTGAAGAGAAGAAAGTCATGACTTCAGGCATGGAAATTGCCCAAACAAATGACAATATTGAGGATAAGTGTGTGGTTGAGAGCTAA
- the LOC117856108 gene encoding UDP-glucuronate:xylan alpha-glucuronosyltransferase 1 codes for MGSLEARYRPAGAAEDTAKRRTQKSKSFKEVEKFDVFVLEKSSGCKFRSLQLLLFAIMSAAFLTLLYTPSVYEHQLQSSSRLVNGWIWDKRSSDPRYVSSASIQWEDVYKSIQNLNGGEQKLKVGLLNFNRTEFGAWTNMLPDSDFSVIRLEHANESITWQTLYPEWIDEEEETEIPSCPSLPDPNFPRATHFDVVAVKLPCTRVAGWSRDVARLHLQLSAAKIAATTARGNGGVHVLFVTDCFPIPNLFSCKNLVKREGNAWLYKPDVKALKEKLRLPVGSCELAVPLNAKARLYTVDRRREAYATILHSASEYVCGAITAAQSIRQAGSTRDLVILVDDTISDHHRKGLESAGWKVRIIQRIRNPKAERDAYNEWNYSKFRLWQLTDYDKVIFIDADLLILRNIDFLFAMPEITATGNNATLFNSGVMVIEPSNCTFSLLMEHINEITSYNGGDQGYLNEIFTWWHRIPKHMNFLKHFWEGDEEEVKAKKTRLFGANPPILYVLHYLGRKPWLCFRDYDCNWNVEILREFASDVAHARWWKVHNKMPKKLQSYCLLRSRLKAGLEWERRQAEKANFTDGHWKRNITDPRLKTCFEKFCFWESMLWHWGENKTNSTKNNAVPVPPTASL; via the exons ATGGGTTCCTTGGAGGCCCGgtaccggccggccggggcagc tGAGGACACAGCTAAGAGAAGGACTCAGAAAAGCAAAAGTTTCAAAGAGGTGGAAAAATTTGATGTTTTTGTACTGGAGAAAAGCTCTGGATGCAAATTCCGATCCTTGCAACTTCTGCTCTTTGCTATCATGTCTGCTGCATTTCTGACGCTCCTATACACACCGTCTGTGTATGAACATCAGCTGCAATCAAGCTCTCG ACTTGTCAATGGGTGGATATGGGACAAGAGAAGTTCTGATCCCCGATATGTATCTTCTGCCAGCATTCAATGGGAGGATGTATATAAAAGTATCCAAAATCTGAATGGTGGCGAACAGAAGCTCAAAGTTGGACTCCTGAATTTTAACAGAACTGAGTTTGGCGCTTGGACAAATATGCTCCCAGATAGTGATTTTTCAGTCATAAGACTAGAGCATGCCAATGAAAGCATTACCTGGCAGACTCTCTACCCTGAATGGAtagatgaggaggaagaaacagAGATACCATCTTGCCCTTCGCTTCCAGATCCAAATTTTCCAAGAGCGACTCATTTTGATGTTGTTGCTGTTAAGCTTCCCTGTACTCGTGTGGCGGGTTGGTCAAGGGATGTTGCACGGCTGCATTTGCAGTTATCAGCGGCAAAAATAGCAGCGACCACGGCGAGAGGCAATGGTGGAGTCCATGTCCTGTTTGTGACTGATTGCTTCCCGATCCCAAATCTCTTCTCTTGCAAGAACCTAGTGAAACGTGAAGGCAATGCTTGGCTGTACAAACCTGACGTGAAGGCTCTAAAGGAGAAGCTCAGGCTGCCTGTTGGTTCCTGTGAGCTTGCCGTTCCACTGAACGCAAAAG CACGACTTTATACGGTGGACAGACGCAGAGAAGCATATGCTACTATACTGCATTCAGCAAGTGAATACGTTTGCGGTGCAATCACAGCAGCTCAAAGCATTCGCCAAGCAGGATCAACAAGAGACCTTGTTATTCTTGTTGATGACACCATAAGCGACCACCACCGCAAGGGGCTGGAATCTGCGGGGTGGAAGGTCAGAATAATACAGAGGATCCGGAATCCTAAGGCTGAACGTGATGCCTACAATGAATGGAACTACAGCAAATTCCGGCTTTGGCAGCTTACAGATTATGACAAGGTTATATTCATTGATGCCGATCTCCTCATCCTGAGGAATATTGATTTCCTGTTTGCCATGCCAGAAATCACTGCAACAGGCAACAATGCAACACTCTTCAACTCTGGAGTGATGGTCATTGAGCCCTCGAACTGCACGTTCTCTTTGCTGATGGAGCACATCAATGAGATAACATCATACAATGGTGGTGACCAGGGGTACCTGAATGAAATATTCACATGGTGGCATCGCATTCCGAAACACATGAACTTCTTGAAGCATTTCTGGGAGGGTGATGAAGAGGAAGTGAAGGCGAAGAAGACTCGGTTGTTTGGCGCTAACCCGCCAATCCTCTATGTCCTTCACTACTTGGGGCGGAAGCCATGGTTGTGCTTCCGGGACTACGACTGCAACTGGAATGTTGAAATTCTGCGGGAGTTTGCGAGTGATGTTGCGCATGCTCGCTGGTGGAAGGTGCACAACAAGATGCCGAAGAAGCTTCAGAGCTATTGCCTTCTGAGGTCAAGGCTGAAGGCCGGATTGGagtgggagcggcggcaggcTGAGAAAGCAAACTTCACTGATGGGCACTGGAAGCGGAACATAACTGATCCTAGGCTGAAAACCTGCTTTGAGAAGTTCTGCTTCTGGGAGAGCATGCTGTGGCATTGGGGTGAGAACAAGACCAACTCGACAAAGAACAACGCGGTGCCTGTGCCGCCTACCGCGAGCCTGTAG
- the LOC117859172 gene encoding probable pectinesterase/pectinesterase inhibitor 51, which produces MPPPARLVPLLVLVLFHLPFSLSRHHHRHTPSASPSPSPSPASSDSAPLAVLLACNATRFQPACVSTLSGAGSGASTPDLLGASLSALRARIPPAVSTAKSVLAASSNVNLSNAATNCLTFLSLSSHRLSPSPSPSLLSASTALLHLYDCWSAYKYVNFSRTISDAMAYLDDTIAVNSNYISMLAARQRYGDETSLWRPPQTERDGYWPPAAAAATTADADVDALGVPRGLPPNATVCAAGCDYKTVREAVAAAPDYGDGWFVVRVKEGVYKETVSVPWEKTNVVLVGDGMGKTVITGDLNADTPGVSTFNTATVGVLADGFMARDLTISNTAGPDAHQAVAFRSTGDRTVLDTVELLGHQDTLYAHAMRHLYTRCRVSGTVDFVFGNSAAVLHDTALVVLPRQLRPEKGENDAVTAQGRTDPAQPTGIVLSRCAVNGSDEYMALYRQKPDVHRVYLGRPWKEYSRTVYLGCTLAEIVQPQGWMAWNGDFALRTLYYGEFDSAGPGGAASRRVAWSSQVPREHVDAYSVDNFIQGHEWIPKA; this is translated from the exons ATGCCTCCTCCGGCTCGCCTCGttcccctcctcgtcctcgtcctcttccatctccccttctccctctcccgtcaccaccaccgccacacccCGTCcgcgtccccgtccccgtccccgtcgccggcgtcctccgaCTCGGCGCCACTCGCCGTCCTCCTGGCCTGCAACGCCACCCGCTTCCAGCCGGCCTGCGTCTCCACGCTCTCCGGCGCGGGGTCCGGCGCCTCCACCCCCGACCTCCTCGGCGCATCGCTCTCCGCGCTCCGCGCCCGCATCCCGCCCGCCGTCTCCACGGCCAAGTccgtcctcgccgcctcctccaacgTGAACCTCTCCAACGCCGCCACCAACTGCCtcaccttcctctccctctcctcccaccgcctctccccgtccccgtccccgtcgctCCTCTCCGCGTCCACCGCGCTGCTCCACCTCTACGACTGCTGGTCCGCGTACAAGTACGTCAACTTCTCCCGCACCATCTCCGACGCCATGGCCTACCTCGACGACACCATCGCCGTCAACAGCAACTACATCTCCATGCTCGCCGCGCGGCAGCGCTACGGCGACGAGACCTCCCTCTGGCGCCCGCCGCAGACGGAGCGCGACGGTTActggccgcccgccgcggccgccgccaccaccgccgatgCCGACGTGGACGCGCTCGGCGTGCCCAGGGGCCTGCCGCCGAACGCGACGGTGTGCGCCGCGGGGTGCGACTACAAGACGGtgcgggaggcggtggcggcggcgccggactACGGCGATGGGTGGTTCGTGGTGCGCGTGAAGGAGGGGGTGTACAAGGAGACGGTGAGCGTGCCGTGGGAGAAGACGAACGTGGTGCTGGTGGGCGACGGCATGGGCAAGACGGTGATCACCGGGGACCTCAACGCCGACACGCCCGGCGTGTCCACCTTCAACACCGCCACCGTAG GCGTTCTGGCTGACGGGTTCATGGCGCGCGACCTGACGATCTCCAACACGGCGGGTCCGGACGCGCACCAGGCGGTGGCGTTCCGCTCCACGGGCGACCGCACGGTGCTTGACACCGTGGAGCTGCTGGGCCACCAGGACACGCTGTACGCGCACGCCATGCGCCACTTGTACACCCGGTGCCGCGTCTCCGGCACCGTCGACTTCGTCTTCGGCAACTCCGCGGCCGTGCTCCACGACACGGCCCTCGTGGTCCTGCCCCGGCAGCTGCGGCCGGAGAAGGGCGAGAACGACGCCGTCACGGCGCAGGGCCGCACCGACCCGGCGCAGCCCACGGGGATTGTGCTCAGCCGCTGCGCCGTCAACGGCAGCGACGAGTACATGGCGCTCTACCGCCAGAAACCCGACGTCCACCGCGTCTACCTGGGCCGGCCATGGAAGGAGTACTCCCGGACGGTGTACCTCGGGTGCACGCTCGCGGAGATCGTGCAGCCGCAGGGGTGGATGGCGTGGAACGGGGACTTCGCGCTCCGGACGCTCTATTACGGCGAGTTCGACAGCGCCgggcccggcggcgcggcgagccggAGGGTGGCGTGGAGCAGCCAGGTGCCCAGGGAACACGTCGACGCGTACAGCGTCGACAACTTCATCCAGGGGCACGAGTGGATACCCAAAGCGTAG